The following are encoded in a window of Qipengyuania soli genomic DNA:
- the ruvA gene encoding Holliday junction branch migration protein RuvA, which produces MIAKLKGLLDETGADWAVIDVSGVGYLVHCSTKTLAALGEVGEACTVYTDLQVSENDMRLLGFAESAERDWFRLLTQVQGVGSKVALAILSALSTAEVQQACANGDAAMVARANGVGPKLAGRIVNELKDKAGALPGGPGPVGVAISHAGSHSADAVSALENLGFKPAVAARAVALAQGELGEGASEGDLIRVALRKAAG; this is translated from the coding sequence ATGATCGCGAAACTCAAGGGACTGCTCGACGAAACCGGCGCCGACTGGGCGGTGATCGACGTCTCCGGCGTCGGCTATCTCGTCCATTGTTCGACCAAGACGCTGGCAGCGCTGGGCGAGGTCGGCGAGGCCTGCACGGTCTATACCGACCTGCAGGTCTCCGAAAACGACATGCGCCTGCTCGGCTTCGCGGAAAGCGCGGAGCGTGACTGGTTCCGCCTGCTGACACAGGTGCAGGGCGTGGGCAGCAAGGTCGCGCTGGCGATCCTCTCGGCGCTGTCGACTGCCGAAGTGCAACAGGCCTGTGCCAACGGCGATGCGGCAATGGTCGCGCGGGCGAACGGTGTCGGGCCGAAGCTCGCCGGACGCATCGTCAACGAGCTCAAGGACAAGGCAGGCGCGCTACCGGGCGGCCCTGGTCCGGTCGGCGTTGCGATCTCCCATGCGGGAAGCCACAGTGCCGATGCCGTAAGCGCGCTTGAGAACCTGGGCTTCAAGCCCGCCGTCGCTGCGCGCGCCGTGGCGCTGGCGCAAGGCGAACTGGGCGAGGGCGCGAGCGAGGGCGATCTGATAAGGGTTGCTCTGAGAAAGGCTGCTGGGTGA
- a CDS encoding DsrE family protein, translated as MRKVIMVTLALLASPLAAQDMSTFKTGPVFKQFGPHAPVEGIGQVPADTEFAVAFDVSKPAEAGEWNKGFESAARFINMHVAHGVPEDNIRIAVVVHGKAVNDLLARGDNPSADMVQIMIEHGVRFIVCGQSAAAYGVTQDQLIPGVEMALSAMTAHALLQQRGYTVNPF; from the coding sequence ATGCGCAAGGTAATCATGGTCACTCTGGCCTTGCTGGCAAGTCCGCTTGCCGCGCAGGATATGAGCACCTTCAAGACCGGTCCGGTCTTCAAGCAGTTCGGCCCGCACGCTCCGGTGGAAGGGATCGGACAGGTCCCTGCCGACACCGAATTCGCGGTGGCATTCGATGTCTCCAAGCCGGCCGAAGCAGGGGAATGGAACAAGGGCTTCGAAAGCGCGGCGCGCTTCATCAACATGCACGTCGCCCATGGCGTGCCCGAGGACAACATCCGCATCGCGGTGGTCGTCCACGGCAAGGCGGTGAACGACCTGCTTGCGCGCGGCGATAACCCGTCCGCCGACATGGTCCAGATCATGATCGAGCATGGCGTGCGCTTCATCGTCTGCGGCCAGAGCGCGGCAGCTTATGGGGTGACGCAGGACCAGCTGATCCCGGGCGTCGAAATGGCACTCTCCGCCATGACCGCTCATGCGCTGCTGCAACAGCGCGGCTACACGGTGAACCCGTTCTGA
- the ruvB gene encoding Holliday junction branch migration DNA helicase RuvB, whose protein sequence is MTEPVPLHSPARQPEDPDAALRPKSLAEFVGQKAARENLRVFIEAARSRGEAMDHVLFFGPPGLGKTTLAQIVSKELGVGFRATSGPVIAKAGDLAALLTNLEPNDVLFIDEIHRLNPVVEEVLYPAMEDRALDIIIGEGPSARSVRIDLPPFTLVGATTRQGLLTTPLRDRFGIPVRLNFYTEDELLKVVTRGAGLLGMGIDEGGAREIARRSRGTPRVAGRLMRRVRDFAHVLGEATVTSKVADEALTRLEVDGLGLDAMDRRYLTMIATTYKGGPVGVETLAAGLSEPRDTVEEVIEPYLIQLGLIARTARGRMLNDGGWQHLGITPPSRPQPDMFDEEG, encoded by the coding sequence ATGACCGAACCCGTTCCCCTTCATTCCCCCGCCCGCCAGCCGGAGGATCCGGATGCCGCCCTGCGGCCGAAATCGCTTGCCGAGTTCGTCGGGCAAAAGGCGGCGCGCGAGAATTTGCGCGTGTTCATCGAGGCCGCCCGCTCGCGAGGGGAGGCTATGGACCATGTGCTGTTCTTCGGCCCTCCGGGGCTGGGCAAGACCACGCTCGCGCAGATCGTTTCGAAGGAACTTGGCGTCGGCTTTCGGGCTACGTCCGGGCCGGTGATCGCCAAGGCGGGCGACCTGGCCGCACTGCTGACCAATCTCGAGCCCAACGACGTGCTCTTCATCGACGAGATCCACCGCCTCAATCCGGTGGTCGAGGAGGTACTCTATCCGGCGATGGAGGACCGCGCGCTCGACATCATCATCGGCGAGGGGCCGAGCGCGCGCAGCGTGCGGATCGACCTGCCGCCCTTCACCCTGGTCGGCGCGACGACGCGGCAGGGCCTGCTGACCACCCCCTTGCGCGACCGTTTCGGCATCCCGGTGAGGCTCAATTTCTACACCGAAGACGAGCTCCTGAAGGTCGTCACCCGCGGCGCGGGCCTGCTCGGCATGGGTATCGACGAAGGCGGTGCGCGCGAGATCGCCCGCCGTTCGCGCGGCACGCCGCGTGTCGCGGGACGCCTGATGCGCCGCGTGCGCGATTTCGCCCATGTGCTGGGCGAGGCGACGGTCACCAGCAAGGTCGCCGACGAGGCGCTCACCCGTCTGGAGGTCGACGGCCTTGGCCTCGATGCCATGGACAGGCGTTATCTCACCATGATTGCAACGACTTACAAGGGCGGCCCGGTGGGCGTAGAGACGCTGGCGGCAGGGCTTTCCGAACCGCGCGACACGGTGGAGGAAGTGATCGAGCCCTACCTCATCCAGCTCGGCCTGATCGCCCGGACTGCGCGCGGGCGCATGCTCAACGATGGCGGTTGGCAGCACCTTGGAATCACGCCACCTTCGCGCCCGCAGCCCGACATGTTCGACGAAGAGGGTTAG
- a CDS encoding prolyl hydroxylase family protein, translating into MLEGLRRRFGLAQFDEKADPAKLARIGDEVRARLATNPRAEDRGGAKADLFLVPDMLSPDQCKRLIKAIDSRITRSTLFSDRVAPAGRTSSTHYFRKDLPETRAATAAIDATLGIERRHGETLQGQRYLVGQEYRHHCDFFRQDRPYWPGERPRGGQRTWTAMIYLNEVEEGGQTEFPTLGLVVTPRPGLMVAWNNMDRKGRPNRATRHAALPVLAGSKYVVTQWYRQEDWQVSRG; encoded by the coding sequence ATGCTCGAGGGCCTGCGCCGCCGCTTCGGTCTCGCGCAATTCGACGAAAAGGCCGATCCGGCGAAGCTCGCGCGGATCGGTGACGAAGTGCGCGCGCGGCTGGCAACAAACCCGCGCGCCGAGGACAGGGGCGGCGCGAAGGCCGACCTTTTCCTCGTCCCCGACATGCTTTCGCCCGACCAGTGCAAGCGGCTGATCAAGGCGATCGACAGCCGCATCACCCGCTCGACGCTGTTCAGCGACCGCGTCGCCCCCGCAGGACGAACCAGTTCGACGCACTATTTCCGCAAGGACCTGCCAGAGACCCGCGCCGCGACCGCTGCGATCGATGCAACGCTCGGGATCGAGCGGCGACATGGCGAGACGCTGCAGGGCCAACGCTATCTCGTCGGGCAGGAATACCGCCACCACTGCGATTTCTTCCGCCAGGATCGACCCTACTGGCCCGGCGAAAGGCCGCGCGGCGGGCAGCGGACATGGACCGCCATGATCTACCTCAACGAGGTCGAAGAAGGCGGCCAAACGGAGTTTCCGACGCTGGGCCTCGTCGTAACTCCGCGCCCCGGCCTGATGGTCGCGTGGAACAACATGGACCGCAAGGGCCGGCCCAATCGTGCCACGCGGCATGCAGCCTTGCCCGTGCTGGCGGGCAGCAAATACGTCGTGACGCAGTGGTATCGCCAGGAGGACTGGCAGGTCAGCCGCGGCTGA
- the acnA gene encoding aconitate hydratase AcnA, with product MTQVGKDTLGTRSTLTVNGKDYAYYSFAKAEATIGDVSKLPFSLKVLLENMLRFEDGGFTVSTEDAQAIADWQRNPSTGKEIQYRPARVLLQDFTGVPCVVDLAAMRDAIAKLGGDTAKINPQVPVNLVIDHSVMVDEFGHPKAFEKNVELEYARNAERYDFLKWGSKSFQNFTAVPPGTGICHQVNLEYLGKGVWSSEGEDGQMVAYPDTCVGTDSHTTMINGLGVLGWGVGGIEAEAAMLGQPVSMLIPEVVGFKLTGAMAEGVTATDLVLTCVQMLREVGVVGRFVEFYGEGVANLTLADRATIANMAPEYGATCGFFGIDDKTLEYMRLTGRDEQTIALVEAYSKAQGMWFTPENEPVFTKTLELDVSKVVPSLAGPKRPQDRVALPGVDELFNNDLVQVYKKSAPARVGVDGKDHDIGDGDVVIAAITSCTNTSNPDVLIAAGLVAKKANEKGLKPKPWVKTSLAPGSQVVTDYLNKSGLQTHLDAIGFDLVGYGCTTCIGNSGPLAEPISKAINGNDIVAASVLSGNRNFEGRVSPDVRANFLASPPLVVAYALKGTVTEDITETPIGQDQDGNDVMLADIWPSNAEVREHRAANIDRQMFESRYANVYAGDEHWQAIKVEASDTYRWNPTSTYVANPPYFEGMGMTPAPVTDITDAKPLAILGDSVTTDHISPAGSIKADSPAGTYLQEHQVSKADFNSYGSRRGNHEIMMRGTFANIRIKNEMVPGVEGGVTTYNGEQMAIYDAAMKHKADGTPLVVIAGKEYGTGSSRDWAAKGTILLGVRAVIVESFERIHRSNLVGMGVLPVQFKDGDTRASLGLKATDSFTIRGLADLVPGQDIEVEVTREDGSSFTFTALCRIDTANEMEYYRNGGILHYVLRKLAAG from the coding sequence ATGACCCAGGTCGGCAAGGACACGCTCGGTACCCGCTCAACCCTCACCGTCAACGGCAAGGACTATGCCTATTACTCCTTCGCCAAGGCGGAAGCGACCATCGGCGACGTGTCGAAGCTGCCTTTCAGCCTGAAGGTCCTGCTGGAGAACATGCTGCGTTTCGAGGACGGCGGCTTCACCGTTTCGACCGAGGACGCGCAGGCGATTGCCGACTGGCAGCGCAACCCGTCGACCGGCAAGGAAATCCAGTACCGCCCGGCGCGCGTGCTGCTGCAGGACTTCACCGGCGTGCCCTGCGTGGTCGACCTTGCCGCCATGCGCGACGCGATCGCCAAGCTCGGCGGCGATACCGCCAAGATCAATCCGCAGGTTCCGGTGAACCTCGTGATCGACCACTCGGTCATGGTCGACGAATTCGGCCACCCCAAGGCTTTCGAGAAGAACGTCGAGCTCGAATATGCCCGCAATGCAGAGCGGTACGACTTCCTCAAGTGGGGCTCGAAGAGCTTCCAGAACTTCACAGCCGTGCCCCCGGGCACCGGCATCTGTCACCAGGTGAACCTCGAATACCTCGGCAAGGGCGTGTGGTCTTCCGAAGGTGAGGACGGCCAGATGGTCGCCTATCCCGACACCTGCGTCGGCACCGACAGCCACACCACCATGATCAACGGCCTCGGCGTGCTGGGCTGGGGCGTCGGCGGGATCGAGGCCGAAGCGGCCATGCTCGGCCAGCCGGTCTCGATGCTAATCCCCGAAGTCGTCGGCTTCAAGCTGACCGGCGCAATGGCCGAGGGCGTCACTGCCACCGACCTCGTCCTCACCTGTGTCCAGATGCTGCGCGAAGTCGGCGTGGTCGGCCGCTTCGTCGAATTCTACGGCGAAGGCGTCGCCAACCTGACCCTCGCCGACCGCGCGACCATCGCCAACATGGCCCCCGAATATGGCGCGACCTGCGGCTTCTTCGGTATCGACGACAAGACGCTCGAATACATGCGCCTTACCGGCCGCGACGAGCAGACCATTGCCCTCGTCGAAGCCTATTCGAAGGCGCAGGGCATGTGGTTCACGCCCGAGAACGAGCCGGTCTTCACCAAGACCCTTGAGCTCGACGTGTCGAAGGTCGTCCCCTCGCTCGCCGGTCCCAAGCGCCCGCAGGACCGCGTCGCGCTGCCCGGCGTTGACGAACTGTTCAACAACGACCTCGTCCAGGTCTACAAGAAGAGCGCCCCGGCGCGCGTCGGCGTGGACGGCAAGGACCACGACATCGGTGACGGCGACGTCGTGATCGCGGCCATCACCAGCTGCACCAACACCTCCAACCCCGACGTGCTGATCGCAGCCGGCCTCGTCGCCAAGAAGGCGAACGAGAAGGGTTTGAAGCCCAAGCCGTGGGTCAAGACCAGCCTCGCCCCGGGATCGCAGGTCGTCACCGACTACCTCAACAAGTCGGGCCTGCAGACGCATCTCGATGCGATCGGCTTCGACCTCGTCGGCTATGGCTGCACCACCTGCATCGGCAACTCGGGCCCGCTGGCCGAGCCGATCTCGAAGGCGATCAACGGCAATGACATCGTCGCCGCCAGCGTCCTTTCGGGCAACCGCAACTTTGAAGGCCGCGTGTCGCCCGACGTGCGCGCCAACTTCCTCGCCAGCCCGCCGCTGGTGGTCGCCTATGCACTCAAGGGCACGGTGACCGAGGACATCACCGAAACCCCGATCGGCCAGGACCAGGACGGCAATGACGTCATGCTTGCCGACATCTGGCCGAGCAACGCCGAGGTGCGCGAACACCGCGCCGCCAACATCGACCGCCAGATGTTCGAAAGCCGCTACGCCAACGTCTATGCCGGTGACGAACACTGGCAGGCGATCAAGGTCGAGGCTTCGGACACCTATCGCTGGAACCCGACGAGCACCTACGTCGCCAACCCGCCCTATTTCGAAGGCATGGGCATGACCCCGGCGCCGGTCACCGACATCACCGATGCCAAGCCGCTGGCAATCCTCGGCGATTCGGTCACCACCGACCACATTTCGCCTGCCGGTTCGATCAAGGCCGACAGCCCTGCCGGCACCTACCTGCAGGAGCACCAGGTCTCGAAGGCAGACTTCAACTCATATGGTAGCCGCCGCGGCAACCACGAGATCATGATGCGCGGCACCTTCGCCAACATCCGCATCAAGAACGAGATGGTCCCCGGCGTCGAAGGTGGCGTGACGACCTACAATGGCGAGCAGATGGCGATCTACGACGCCGCCATGAAGCACAAGGCCGACGGCACGCCGCTGGTGGTCATCGCGGGCAAGGAATACGGCACCGGCTCCAGCCGCGACTGGGCGGCCAAGGGCACCATCCTGCTGGGCGTTCGCGCGGTCATCGTCGAAAGCTTCGAGCGTATCCACCGCTCGAACCTCGTCGGCATGGGCGTGCTCCCGGTCCAGTTCAAGGACGGCGACACCCGCGCCTCGCTCGGACTCAAGGCGACCGACAGCTTCACCATTCGCGGCCTCGCCGACCTCGTTCCAGGTCAGGACATCGAGGTCGAGGTGACGCGCGAGGACGGCTCGAGCTTCACCTTCACCGCGCTCTGCCGCATCGATACCGCGAACGAGATGGAGTACTACCGCAACGGCGGCATCCTCCACTACGTCTTGCGCAAGCTGGCGGCGGGCTGA
- a CDS encoding DMT family transporter, whose translation MSDHANPIRPILATAFGIALLSLMDAFMKSASLALGAYMAALLRSSLAFAIVAPVWLATKSRWPSREVMKVHLTRGVVGSMMALTFFYSLTKLPLAEAIAISFIAPIVSLYLAAVMLGETINPRAVWGALLGLAGVLVIVGGKFDRGNLNAETWLGLAAITVSALLYAWNLVLQRQQALVAKPLEVATFYMGTAGLVYLAAAPWLFAMPAIGDLKDVGISAGLSVLGALTMSWAYARAEAQVLVPLEYSGFVWAALFGWLLLGESLTASAVAGTVLIVAGCWIATTRRRPEISAV comes from the coding sequence GTGAGCGACCATGCCAATCCCATCCGCCCGATCCTGGCGACCGCCTTTGGCATAGCGCTGCTGTCGCTGATGGACGCCTTCATGAAGAGCGCCTCGCTGGCGCTGGGCGCATACATGGCGGCACTGCTGCGATCCTCGCTTGCCTTCGCCATCGTGGCCCCGGTCTGGCTGGCGACGAAGAGCCGCTGGCCATCGCGCGAAGTGATGAAGGTTCACCTGACCCGCGGGGTCGTGGGATCGATGATGGCGCTGACCTTCTTCTATTCGCTGACCAAGCTGCCGCTGGCCGAGGCAATTGCGATTTCCTTCATCGCGCCGATCGTGTCGCTCTACCTCGCCGCCGTCATGCTGGGCGAGACGATCAATCCGCGCGCGGTCTGGGGTGCGTTGTTGGGGCTGGCGGGCGTGCTGGTGATTGTCGGGGGCAAGTTCGACCGCGGCAATCTCAACGCGGAAACTTGGCTCGGCCTCGCGGCGATCACCGTATCGGCGCTGCTCTACGCCTGGAACCTCGTGCTCCAGCGGCAACAGGCGCTGGTGGCCAAGCCGCTGGAGGTCGCGACCTTTTACATGGGCACGGCGGGTCTGGTCTATCTCGCCGCCGCGCCCTGGCTTTTCGCCATGCCCGCAATCGGCGATCTCAAGGATGTAGGCATATCGGCGGGCCTGTCGGTGCTCGGCGCGCTGACCATGTCATGGGCCTATGCCCGTGCGGAGGCGCAGGTGCTGGTGCCGCTCGAATATTCGGGATTCGTCTGGGCGGCGCTGTTCGGCTGGCTGCTGCTCGGCGAGAGCCTGACCGCGAGTGCAGTTGCGGGAACAGTACTGATCGTGGCCGGGTGCTGGATTGCGACGACGCGCAGGCGGCCCGAGATCAGCGCGGTCTAG
- a CDS encoding L,D-transpeptidase family protein, producing the protein MTYKKFLFGSVAAAALFANPGVAQDRKPENLLPPEPAKVTEKLPDFTKKEAAAPAPKQESVDQAFDDIKMQSGEVVQEVPSLVGEWSLANAQKLLAFIPSVKAEGLRVADYNADGLKAAIAAGAGPALNEVASQTFVWLVEDLRDGRTPMEARKQWFVVDPDPDRMPTHKLLESALASGDIAGTLTALNPTHPHYARLKEDLALTKDPAKRALIRANMDRWRWLGQDLGKKYLLTNVPEYQLRLTVNDKNIKTYRVVVGKPGRTATPQLAEMVEAVIFNPTWTVPQSIVKGEGLGAKVLANPGWAKAAGYKGTKGENGWITVVQQPGPNNSLGLMKLDMPNEHAIFLHDTPSRHLFAQDNRALSHGCIRVQGARELAMTMSMLGNAKTKADLPVIQAEVSEITASGEYTRYPMVNQWPVYITYFTYGVDVNDKLTKFADIYERDAPVLAALDAPRQQNRARKTNEEVVEIVDDLQT; encoded by the coding sequence ATGACGTACAAAAAATTCCTTTTCGGTTCGGTCGCTGCAGCGGCCCTTTTCGCCAACCCCGGCGTTGCGCAGGATCGCAAGCCGGAGAACCTTCTCCCGCCCGAGCCGGCCAAGGTGACCGAGAAGCTGCCTGATTTCACCAAGAAGGAAGCAGCTGCGCCTGCGCCCAAGCAGGAAAGCGTCGACCAGGCTTTCGACGACATCAAGATGCAGTCGGGCGAAGTGGTGCAGGAGGTGCCCTCGCTGGTCGGCGAATGGTCGCTCGCCAATGCACAGAAGCTGCTGGCCTTCATTCCTTCGGTCAAGGCCGAGGGGCTGCGCGTCGCCGACTACAATGCCGACGGGCTCAAGGCCGCGATTGCTGCGGGTGCCGGACCTGCCCTCAACGAGGTTGCCAGCCAGACTTTCGTGTGGCTGGTCGAGGACCTGCGCGACGGGCGCACGCCGATGGAAGCGCGCAAGCAGTGGTTCGTGGTCGATCCCGACCCCGATCGCATGCCGACGCACAAGCTGCTGGAAAGCGCGCTGGCGAGCGGTGACATCGCGGGCACGCTGACGGCGCTCAACCCGACGCATCCGCACTACGCGCGTCTCAAGGAAGACCTTGCCCTGACCAAGGACCCGGCCAAGCGCGCGCTGATCCGCGCCAACATGGACCGCTGGCGGTGGCTGGGGCAGGACCTGGGCAAGAAATACCTGCTGACCAACGTGCCGGAATACCAGCTGCGCCTCACGGTTAACGACAAGAACATCAAGACCTATCGCGTGGTGGTCGGCAAGCCCGGCCGGACCGCGACGCCGCAGCTTGCCGAGATGGTCGAAGCTGTGATCTTCAACCCGACCTGGACCGTGCCGCAGAGCATCGTGAAGGGCGAAGGCCTGGGGGCCAAGGTGCTCGCCAATCCCGGCTGGGCCAAGGCCGCCGGTTACAAGGGCACCAAGGGCGAGAACGGCTGGATTACCGTCGTCCAGCAGCCCGGGCCGAACAATTCGCTTGGCCTGATGAAGCTCGACATGCCCAACGAGCATGCGATCTTCCTCCACGACACGCCGAGCCGCCATCTCTTTGCGCAGGACAACCGTGCGCTGAGCCATGGCTGCATCCGCGTGCAGGGCGCGCGCGAATTGGCCATGACCATGTCGATGCTGGGCAATGCCAAGACCAAGGCCGACCTGCCGGTCATCCAGGCCGAGGTGTCGGAAATCACGGCGAGCGGCGAATACACCCGCTACCCGATGGTCAACCAGTGGCCGGTCTACATCACCTATTTCACTTATGGCGTCGACGTGAACGACAAGCTGACCAAGTTCGCCGACATCTATGAACGCGATGCCCCGGTACTCGCCGCGCTCGATGCGCCGCGCCAGCAGAACCGTGCGCGCAAGACCAACGAGGAAGTGGTCGAGATCGTCGACGATCTCCAGACCTGA
- a CDS encoding murein L,D-transpeptidase catalytic domain-containing protein: MVKRRDILRGGLAAGLASALPARVFAQVNPTASRDRELMDLARSELARVGSGIWKKDIVGVADFGLHSAERRFHFVDVVNERVQSFHVSHGDGSDPQHDGWLKYYSNQEGSHCTSRGAYMTRSWYTGKFGTSIRLDGLDPSNSEALPRAIVMHQASYATPEHVSRWGRLGRSNGCFAMGPEQFDRALIDLSGGRLLVAGSYGLTETGGRMNPPLAQTDLLVRDPATGTFDRTNPGVY; encoded by the coding sequence ATGGTGAAGAGGCGTGACATCCTTCGTGGCGGACTTGCTGCCGGACTGGCTTCGGCCTTGCCGGCGCGCGTATTCGCCCAGGTGAACCCGACTGCGTCGCGCGACCGGGAACTCATGGACCTCGCCCGGTCCGAACTCGCCCGCGTGGGTTCGGGTATCTGGAAGAAGGATATAGTCGGCGTCGCCGACTTCGGCCTCCATTCGGCTGAACGCCGGTTTCATTTCGTCGACGTCGTGAACGAGCGCGTGCAGAGCTTCCACGTCAGCCACGGCGACGGTTCGGATCCGCAGCATGATGGCTGGCTGAAATATTATTCGAACCAGGAAGGCTCACACTGCACCAGCCGCGGGGCTTACATGACGCGCAGCTGGTACACGGGCAAATTCGGCACCTCGATCCGGCTGGACGGTCTCGACCCGAGCAATTCGGAAGCGCTTCCGCGCGCCATCGTCATGCACCAGGCAAGCTATGCGACGCCCGAACACGTCTCGCGCTGGGGCCGGCTGGGCCGGTCGAACGGCTGTTTCGCCATGGGGCCGGAACAGTTCGACCGCGCCCTCATCGACCTGTCGGGCGGCCGCCTGCTGGTCGCCGGGAGCTACGGGCTGACCGAGACCGGGGGACGCATGAACCCGCCGCTCGCGCAGACCGACCTGCTGGTCCGCGATCCGGCCACGGGCACTTTCGACCGGACGAACCCCGGGGTTTACTGA
- a CDS encoding retropepsin-like aspartic protease family protein, with amino-acid sequence MREAVLLVVAVCAFVGAAFVPGGAFDSATGESASREEANKVLAEVERKEAFASWSAGETVLPRGANGHFFADAMINGVPVGFMVDTGASVIALTGADATAAGLTWSDADVREVASGASGPVYGVYVRLDHVELGRHEADNVEAIIVPEGLGISLLGQSFLRTIEPVRIEGDKMILGGS; translated from the coding sequence ATGCGCGAAGCCGTGCTCCTTGTCGTCGCCGTATGCGCCTTTGTCGGCGCAGCCTTCGTGCCGGGCGGCGCCTTCGATTCCGCGACCGGCGAAAGCGCATCGCGCGAGGAGGCCAACAAGGTCCTCGCCGAAGTCGAACGCAAGGAGGCCTTCGCCTCGTGGAGCGCGGGGGAAACCGTCCTGCCGCGCGGAGCCAACGGCCATTTCTTTGCCGATGCCATGATCAACGGGGTCCCCGTCGGCTTCATGGTCGACACCGGCGCCAGCGTCATTGCTTTGACCGGAGCGGACGCCACCGCAGCAGGCCTGACCTGGAGCGATGCCGATGTGCGCGAAGTCGCCTCGGGCGCGAGCGGGCCGGTCTACGGCGTCTATGTGCGGCTCGACCATGTCGAACTGGGCCGTCACGAGGCGGACAATGTCGAAGCGATCATCGTGCCCGAGGGACTCGGCATCTCGCTTCTCGGACAGAGCTTCCTGCGCACGATCGAGCCGGTGCGTATCGAGGGCGACAAGATGATCCTCGGCGGATCGTAG
- a CDS encoding thioredoxin family protein translates to MIRFAFALALAAPLAACATVPPVAAELPDAAPYAEGRDAMADVDAALARAAERGTRVLLVMGGNWCHDSRALAGWLETPRLAALVAERYEPVYVHVAYPNGGERTNIAVARRFGIDELPGTPNVFVITPEGRLVNPETVTGWRNASSRSEEAIYTELAALADR, encoded by the coding sequence ATGATCCGTTTCGCTTTTGCGCTGGCCCTTGCCGCGCCGCTCGCCGCTTGCGCGACTGTTCCACCCGTGGCAGCCGAACTGCCTGACGCTGCACCCTATGCCGAGGGCCGCGATGCCATGGCCGATGTCGATGCAGCGCTCGCCCGCGCTGCCGAGCGCGGCACGCGGGTGTTGCTCGTGATGGGCGGCAACTGGTGCCACGACAGCCGCGCACTCGCCGGATGGCTGGAGACCCCCCGCCTCGCCGCCCTGGTCGCCGAGCGTTACGAGCCGGTCTATGTGCACGTCGCCTATCCCAACGGCGGCGAGCGGACCAATATCGCGGTTGCCCGCCGCTTCGGGATCGACGAGCTGCCGGGCACGCCCAATGTCTTCGTCATCACGCCCGAAGGCCGCCTGGTAAACCCAGAGACCGTAACCGGCTGGCGCAACGCCTCGAGCCGCAGCGAAGAGGCGATTTACACAGAACTGGCCGCCCTCGCCGACCGTTGA